The sequence below is a genomic window from Gossypium hirsutum isolate 1008001.06 chromosome A11, Gossypium_hirsutum_v2.1, whole genome shotgun sequence.
ATAGAGCCACTGATTCTGGGTATTGGAAAGCCACTGGGAAAGATAAAGAGATTTACATGGGAAAATCATTGGTTGGAATGAAGAAAACTCTTGTTTTTTACCAAGGCAGAGCTCCTAAAGGAGCTAAAACCAATTGGGTCATGCATGAATATAGACTTGATGGAAAATTCTCAATCCAAAATCTCCCTAAAACTGCCAAGGTAAATCATTAATTCACTTTCTTAAGAATGATATATGAATCAACTTGTTAatggaggtttttttttttggcagaATGAATGGGTGATTTGCAGGGTATTTCAAAAGAGTTCAGATGGGAAAAAAATTCCTATTTCAAGCCTGGTTAAGGCTAGTTGTTTAAGCAATGAATTAGGTCCTGCTACTGGTTTACCACCATTAATGGATTCTTCACCGTACAATGGCGGCAAATGCGAACCTGTTTTTGCCGATTCAACATACGTGCCCTGCTTCTCCAATCCTATCGGTCCTCAAGCAAACCAACAAATCACGATCGATCACAATTTCAATAATCGCACTCTTCACGTTTCGTCGAATCCTTGTCATGTTTTCCCGCAAAACCCGTTCTACGCTGCTGATTTTGAATCCCTTGGTTCGGTGCAAGAACAGTCGATGTTGAGGACTTTGATTGAAAACCATGGATCGAAGGTTCAAGCGGAGAGGAAGATTGTTAGAAAACCAGAAATGTTATCTGTTGTATCGAATCGGGAGAGTGGAAAGAAGACATTTGATGATCAACATgcaccttcttcttcttcagctGGACCAGTGGATCTTGATTGTTTTTGGCATTActgaatttaaaaaagaaaaaaagcattTGATGGATTGAAACGAAAATGTATAAACTTAGAAGATTAAGCTTTCATGTTGCTGTTATTGTTTGGAAAAGATGGTGAGTTGAATCGTTGTATAGATTTTTCTTAATCGaaacttttttttcttgttttggaaaattgGAGCATAATGGgatgaaattaattgtaatttttatacattattaattgtaatttttatacaTTCTGTGCAACTTAAAAATAACGAGGGGCTTGAGATTGTTGATGTGCGAAAAACAAAGGGAAAACAGAGAGAAAGTGAATTAAAGCCTAACCAGTGGATGCTATAAAATGTAATATTAAAGAgcatataaaaaacaaaattgaataaaagaatggtgatttttaacttattaataataaaatcaatttcGGTAAAAGTAGTTTGCAAATATTTATATTAAGAGTgggattgtattttatttattttacttagaaaatagataaattaatctttatacattaaaaaaaataaatatattagccCGCAGAATCTCTTGTTAAAAAATCATCCAATTGTTAATTTCGTAATTCATTAACTcctttatattttgttaaattagtCCGACCAAGCACAGTTGCAATGTATGAGTATTTAATCTcagcaaaataattattttgtatcctttttaattttatcatattcAGTTGTTATGTGTTTATATCTCGTTTGTGAATTTTATTcgattcttttatatttttatttattaatataattataaattgtaaTTGTTTCaagatatatttaaataaatttaaatattatataatattaataaaataaaataaaatttatgttagGTTAAAATAACACGTGATTTTTAGGCACGTGAGAAAATAGTGTCCCAAAACCTATACACATGCCACCCGAAATACAATTTAGAGATCTACACGACATGATCCTTTAACTGTAAGGAAGCTCACGGATTAAGTGGACCAAACTAATCAAAgattttttaaagattaaataacCCTTAAGGGCAAATTATATGAACCTGGCTTTAAtaaagagttttaaaattttacaagtcTCTATTACATCTTAAGGGCAAATACGTCAATTCGTATTAAGCAGCCCCACCGCTAGCGCTAAgtcttagggtgggtttggatgggcgattgagtgcggtgcggtgcgtttagtttactttttgtctcacgctatagtatcgctacagtatctaatctcaccgccaccgctgtttttacactaaccgcaggtaaacgcaccgcccatccaaactcacccttaatcaAGTATTTTTTTGATTGGGGTGAGCCCACAAAAGAAAGATGAGGTCGATTTTAGGCGGCCATTCTTAACGGTAGACACGTAATCAAGTGGGGCCCACTGCCCAGCCCGTTTCACGTTTTGAGTTGTTGCCTCATCCCCAATGTCTGGCGGACACGTTGACATAATTGTCCCATGGGGGTCCCACATCTGTTGATGACATGGACAGACATAGACCTCCCGGCCTGCCCCCTCCACCGCTCCCTCCGCCGTCACCAACTGTGTCGTCCCCCCCAGGCCAAACTATgtagaaataattgaaaataaggtttttagaattgaattagtcatcaaattaattaggtaaataaattttagtttaatcaaataaattattaacttaaagaaataaaagaaaaattcgaTTCAATCAATCTTTTAACACGATTCAAAAATTCTGTATTAATGTGCAAATCAATTAACTTAATTTCTCTCCAAACTAATATCATGACTAGttctcaatttaattaattgatttaattttgaaaacaacgGTTGAAATGAGAGAGCCATTaaagtttttcctttttcattatgGAGTGGTTAAAGTTTTAATCATAATTAGCAatcaataatatatttttcaaataaaattatatatattagatttcaAAGTTTAAACTTATTGAATGTGATCTCTTAAAAATAATTCATCATCATTTTACAGTTGACATGCTTTACTCCACCACTCACTTCGTTCCATTATAGATATATAATTATGAAAGTTACTATCGCTTCCATAGATGTTGATAAATCTATTACTccgctttaatttaatttttataatttatttttaatattttttaagttaagtAAATACCTAAATACgatttttcaaacaaaaaattcaacataaaatatatgaattttttctatattaaattattatatttttaataatttatatataaaaacaaaatgttAATTTCAATAGAAAATCCATCTGGCATGTATtcactttttaaaagaaattcaCTCGCGGATAATTCGAAACCGATTGGACGTTGGGGATTTTGAAAGAAGggaaaattattttgaaacagTAATTACAGTATCGAAATTAACTCGAAATTGAATAACCGCTATGTCTAAATACATataaaaggaaaattatttttatactgtATCGACGGTCTAAGTGAAAGCTCTCAATCCTTAAATTTCCAAACCAAGTACGATCGGTTTTGTTTTGCTTTCTCCGACATGAATCCGACAACGTCCGGCGACAGATCAGAGATATGCTTCTTCGATCTGGAAACCACCATACCACGACGGCGCGGCCAAGGCTTTTCCATTCTCGAGTTCGGAGCCATTTTAGTTTGCCCGAAAAGGCTGGTGGAGCTCAAGAGCTTTGCCTCCCTTGTCCGACCCGACGAGCTCTCTTCCATTTCCCTCGATTCCGTTCGCTTTAACGGTATCACCCGAGATGCCGTTGCCGAGGCACCTTCCTTTTCCGATATCGCCGAAGAAGTTTACGGTTTCCTCCACGGTCCGTCGCTCACACTCAAAATTCATCttctatttcttttcctttttcaaataTTTGAAGCTTTAAAATATAAGTTTGTTTTCTGTAGGAAGCGTGTGGGCGGGGCATAATATAGTGAAGTTTGACTGCGTGAGAATAAGGGAAGCTTTCGAGAAGATTGGTAGGCCGGCGCCGGAACCTAAGGGGATTATTGATTCACTGGCGTTGTTGACTAAAAAATTTGGCAGGAGAGCCGGTGACATGAAGGTGTGTTTAGTTCATATTAGAAATCTTAGCTTCATCAtcgattttatgaaaaataggTTGTGGAAACTGAATTCAGTAAActattgaagttttgggtttttttttttttggatgataTGTGGATGTTTGCTTGTTTTGGCCGATTGGAGCTTACATTTTTTAAACACAAAGGACAACCTTCATATTGAAATGAAAATCGTGTGATCACTTATATATACGTAGTCGAACTTTAGAACACAACCGATATAGGATTCATGACTCCTCTTTAGCACATAGTTGATTCCCTCGTAATCGACTTTGATATCAAATGTCACAATCGACATTAACCTACATAGTATTGTCTGCTTCCGCCTATTGGGTCACACGGCTTTCTGCACTAAAGTTGACTCATAggttgaagatggtttgaacacTTATAATACCTAGTCGAACTTTAATACAGAACTGTTACGAGATTCATGGTTCCTCTCTAGGACTATGACACACAGCCAAGTTGTGTTGGTAAAGACTATAAGCTATGCCTGAAAATGTCTTGAACTTGAACTCGAATCTGATCCTAATTTAGACTCAGTTATTTCCTACTTATAGAATAGATGTGGTAAAAGTCCACCTAAATACAACCCAAACTATCAAAATCTACAAAAATATCGAATATGATCAATTAGCACTTCCAATCTTGCTCGCTTTTGTGTTTGTCTGAGTTATATACATACCATGGGGGGCATGGAAATTCGTTGCAATATATGTTGTTCAAGTGCCTAACAAGTTTGAGATTCTTGCTTAATCATTTGGTTTCTTAACAGCATGCAATTTGCTAATTAACACATTATAAGTTTTAGGATTGATATGAAGTTTTGGTCGATGACATATTTATGTACTTCTATGCAGATGGAAACCCTTGCAAACTATTTTGGGCTTGGAAAACAGACACATAGGCAAGAATTGATGTTGAATATAAACTATTTTCACCTATGATAGTAGTGGCAATTTATGTTGCCTTGAGataatttgttatgattattcAGGAGCTTGGATGATGTTCGCATGAACCTTGAAGTTCTCAAGTACTGTGCAACGGTTTTGTTCCTGGTATGGTAGTTTTAAGTGCCAAATACAGTAGCCTTTTTGTTGTTTTGAAGGATGTggctttgatttttttattttttttaattaggagTTATTTATTTCGAATTCGCAAATTTAGGAACCATATTTGACTTTCCGTACTTCTGACAAGTTAAACTGAGAATTTTATCAAATTGGTGCTTTATTCATATGGTATGTGGATAAGCTTTTTGATTGGAAGTGGGAATTTACAATCCTTTAGCGAGTTTCAACAATGTTTGTAATGCAGCTCCTCTCTTGATCATTACCTGTTACTTTTTTGAATAATGGTCTGCACTTTGGTTACAAGTTATTGAGGTCAATCTTTTGATAACTTTTGCTAGTCCTCTTTCCTTACGTAAAGGAAGCTGATTTTCTTTATGACTACGTTTTCTTTTCTTGTGACTTTTTTCTTGTATTATCGTCGGTGCTGGACCTGCTGGTTGTGTAGTCCTTGCATTTAGTGGATAGCAGTATAAGTGAACTACTTTATATCTGTGTACCGCATTTCCTTTAATCTTATGTAGTTAATGTGTCGTTTATATGGCAATTACTTAATTGTATCTCTTTCTTTCGCAAAGCtgatttttttatacttttcctttcttgtgatttttttgtTTATCGTCGTGCTGGACCTGCTGTTGTGTAGTCCTTGCATTAGTGGATAGCAGTATAAGTGACTACTTTTATATCTGTGTACCGCCATTTCCTTTAATCTTGATGTAGATTAATTGTGTCCGTTTAATATGGCAAATGTACTATAATTGCTAGTCCTCTTTCCTTTCGCAAAGGAAGCTGATTTTCTTTATGACTACGTTTTCCTTTCTTGTGACTTTTTTCTTGTATTATCGTCGGTGCTGGACCTGCTGGTTGTGTAGTCCTTGCATTTAGTGGATAGCAGTATAAGTTGACTACTTTTATATCTGTGTACCGCCATTTCCTTTAATCTTGATGTAGATTAATTGTGTCCGTTTAATATGGCAAATGTACTATAATTGCTCTATGGATATAGAAGTGACTTCGAGTTGGTCTTTGAATACCTTGGTGGTCTATACAAGTCAAGGATGATCTCTATCTTCTTGATGGTTAAATGGGCATGTTTGTAAGATTAATTATCCATAGTTTGACGGATTCTTTTATTTACCCACAGGAGTCAAGCCTTCCAGATATATTCACAGCAGATTGTGCAGTTTCCCCAGGACCTACGACAAGTACTAGTAGCAAGTTATATTCTGAGTCGCCTATCCTTGACATGTACACCCTTTCTCCAAGTTCGCCTTCTAAAAGTGTTCCTTGTATATCTCTGATGGATCTTGAAAATGGTGAAGACCATCCTATAGTCTCTCTTCAAACTTGTCACACTGTTGAGGTTAATTCAGATGCGACTACTCCAGCTCAATCTGATCCTTTTGACATGACTCAACTCAAAAACGAAATAAAAACCGAGGCCCTTAAATTAGATGCCATCGCCAAAGAAAAACCTGAGCCACAGTCTCCCGATATTTCCCCAGCAAGGGCTACTGTTGAAGGTTGTAGTGGATATGCAGGATTCCTAGAGCTGGATGAAGTTTCTACAACTTCCATCAGTGTATCTATAACCTCGCATTGTCGCGGCACTCACCGAATAAAATTGTTACACAGAAATGTTGCTTTGCAGCTCTGTTGTCCTCGTTTACGAGTGAGATTTGGAATCAATCCAAAATTTGTCAATCAGGCAGGTTGGCCACGTTTGAGTTTTCTGGTTGATGCTACTCCGATTTTTTGTGAGATCCTTGATTCTTGCGATGCTGTGGCGAAGAAATTTTCCGAGGATCATGGAAGCAGTTCTGAGTGGAGGCATGTCGTGATCCGAAATTATAGTTATGTCAACAACCCAACTGTCCGACTGCAGTAAGTTCTTGTAACTCGGTACATTTTCGTTTCCTTACTTTCTCATAAGATCACAATTCAACAATACATTGTTTCTTTGACTCTTTCCTTCAGCATTCCTACCATTGTCAACGGTGATACTGCTCAATATGGCACGGAGATACATCGAAAAGACCAGTCCGGTAATGTGCAACAGTACATATTTGACAAATTCGATGTTACCAAACTCAGTAACTTATTGAGAACCGGAATCTCCCTGGACGCATTCTTCAGCTTGGATACTTACTATTATCAACAAAGTGCCGGTATTCGTTTAGTGGCAAAAAAGTTGGTTATACATCCTAGTCAGTAGAATTTAATTGTTGAATAGGTGATTTAGtccatttttagaattttttttctcaatgtaATTTACAGCAATGTCTAAAGTTTAAGCTTGATCCATGTATATGAATTGATTTCTCAAATTCACACCCTAAGATGAATACACCCATACTTCGTATTGATGTTACTCCGATTTAACTGTAGTGTTACATGGAGAATTTGCAAGGATATAAAGTTAGTGATGAGAACACCGGACTGGACCGTCTGGATGAATCGAGGATCAATTAACCGTTTGAAAAAGCCGGTTCAATCAGCAGAAGGAAAAGCAAAATTGAGGAAATAAAAACAGATCTTGAAAGTAAACAAACTAAGCAAGTCTTTCTCCATCTCATCGGTTCATTCTGAAATTTTGTAAAGTAAAAAAACACTATAAAATTTGGTTGAATAgattgattcaattggtttgttTCGATTTGTgggttaattaattttttattttatttcgtaTTGATGTACtattgtgcggaagcgtgtaaaagagtaaaattattgtactaaaaaatcacactaagttcaattcccaagaaagagaggtggatcacaaggatcgcttaagtaccaggtctttcctagccagaatatccctcaatcgtaatttaatagcacaataaatcactacaatcacacacacaattcatgcagaataatacaataaagaacacaagaatttaacgaggttcagcaaattttgcctacgtcctcgggcactaccaaatatatttcactccaaaatacaagtgagaatttacaaagagagagagagaaaacaatgccttaagtagagaatgacaagtttgagatacagaataagagatggttatgcctatttatagttgaggttcagggatcaacttgcaaagtcactttacaatttagggaccatatattgcaaatatctcagattttattatgccaatatctcgatacccatatctttgactttccaatatttgatacccatatctttgactttccattatttgatacccatatctttgattttccataaatatggataattcccaataatctccaccttgaagatttgattcgagtaatcttatcttcacacaattttctctgcctttgtcaacaacacttgatagtgccttcttcaactgttaaacatgcagaatattgatcaagttcaaacaatgttcgaacttgattgttgttaccaccttggtcatcatatctgcgggattatctgcagtcttaatcttctgaaggtgaattttcccctcatcaataatttcccgcacaaagtggaaacgtacatcgatatgctttgtacgtgcatgatagacttgattctttgctaaatgaatagcactttgactatcacaatacacattaatatgcttctggaccaatcccaaggttttaaccataccttgtaaccaaatagcttcctttacagcctctgttacagccatgtattcagcttctgtcgttgacaacgcaactgtagactgcagtgtagacttccaacttattggtcctccagcaagagtaaacacataaccagtggttgatcttcgtttgtccaaatcaccggcataatcagaatcaatgtacccaacaacacctttaccaagtgtagtatcctgcttgaacagtaatccaatatccatggtcttatgaatataccgtagaatccatttcacagcttgccaatgtccttttccaggattatgcatatacctgctcactatactaactgcctgtgaaatgtcgggtcttgtacacaccattgcatacatcaagctacctactgcattagaatacggaacttgcaacatgtattctcgttccgtattcgtcgaaggagatagttgtgcagaaagcttgaaatgagaagtcaacggggtacttacaggttttgtctgctcgttaatgccaaactgctgtagtacctttttcaaatactgcttctgagacaagctaactctatcatgagctctatctctccatatttccatgccgagaatctttttagcttctcctagatctttcatctcaaactcgagattgagttgagtcttcaatctttcaatctcaactttgctcttagatgctattagcatatcatcaacatataagagcaagtatatgaaagttccttcttgtagcttctgaaaatacacgcaatgatcaaatttacttcttgtgtacctttgccctttcatgaactgatcaaatcgcttgtaccactgcctcggagattgcttcaatccataaagcgactttgtcagtttgcaaacccaattttcttttccagcaaccttgaatccatctggctgagtcatatagatttcctcttccaaatcaccgtgtaaaaacgcggtcttcacatcaagctgaactagttcaagatcatattgcgcaaccaaggctagcaaaatccgaatagacgaatgcttcacaactggagaaaacacttcattgtagtctattccttctttctgagcgtaaccctttgctactaatctagccttgtatcgaatttcatttttatcaggaaatccttccttctttgcatatacccatttgcatccaattgccttctttcccttgggtagtgtcaccaactcccaggtcttatttttatgaagagactgcatttcttcattcatttcttgcttccactttacaccatcagggttacttattacttctgtgtaagtagaaggaacatcatcatctgtaaatggaagtgcataggccactatatcatcaaagcgagcaggcttacgaatctctcttcttggccttctatatgcaattgaatcttatTGCTGTAGAGattcttgggtaggaacctcttcatcatttgtcccttcaatattagctggatcatcgttaaccttttcaagctccacctgctgcaaagtactactggttttgtcatccttttgtgaatccttgtacttcaacatggttgattcatcaaaagtcacatctctactgaaaacaatcttccttgtatcaggacaccagagacgatatccttttactccatcagttatacccaagaataatgctttctttgctcttgggtctaacttagattcttttacatgataatatgcagtggaaccaaatacatgcaaagaatcataatcagtagcagatttaccagtccacatctccataggagtttttccatttattgcagctgatggcaaacggttaattagatggcacgcatatgtaactgcctcagcccaaaattctttgcccaatccagcattggacaacatacatcgaattttctccagtatagttcgattcattcgttctgccaccccattttgctgtggtgtatcccgaacagtgaagtgtcgtacaatgccctcatcttggcatacttgtagaaatggatcgtttttgtactcagtaccattatctgatcgaagtcgtttgacctttcgaccagtctgagtctccaccatcttcttccatttcagaaatgcatccaaaacttcactttttcttttcattagatacacccatacttttcttgaataatcatcaacaaaagtaacaaaatagtgcatacctcccaaagaagctactttggtaggtccccacacatcactgtgaacgtagtccagaattcctttcgtattgtgaattgctggaccaaattttaccctcttctgcttgcccagaacacaatgttcacagaattccattttgcaagaatttgcacctttcaataagccttgcttcaccaatgtctgcaaagctttttcaccagcatgtcccaatcgcatatgccataatctggtagcctctgaatctacatcttttgtagaaactgttgatattgatccaataactgtacttccatttaaaaaatacaagttatttcttcttgtgcctttcatcaccgtcagttgcccagctactacttttagtaatccatctctcaaagtgattgtgagccctttagattctagggcacctaatgagatgagatttttcttcagactaggtacgtagcgaacatctgtcaagacttggattgagccgtcgtgattcttcaattggactgtacccactcccattgtcttacaagcactatcatttcccataagaacaattccaccttctagctctttaagactataaaaccagtccttattaggacacatatggtaagtacatcctgaatccaaaatccactcatccgtttgacatgccattgccatgccaaccaagctaaagtctgactcctcatcatgctccgctacacatgcattagaaatagccttgcccttttgtagcttaggacaattctttttccaatgccctttttcacagcaaaaggcacattcatctttggcgggtctccctttggactttccccttctaccagatttgctgctgtgtgaacgacctcttactgttaagacttctgtggttgtatctctgtgatctcttttatctttctttcgagtctcagatctatacaacgcactataaactgcatcaaatgtgatcgtgtccttcccatgaagcaatgtggtggtaagatgatcatattcatcagaaagggaattcaacaacaataatgccttgtcttcatcttcaaatttctcatccaaatttagcaagtctgctaaaattttattgaatgagttcacatggtcatccatcgacataccgggtgcatacgtgaatcgataaagtttctttttcatataaagcctattttcaagactttttgttagaaacttttcttccagtgtatcccacaacttcttcgctgatgtctccctcatgacagagtacttctgctctttggccaaacataggcgaattgttccacatgcctgtctattgatcttggcccactccttgtcatccatcttgccaggtttttcttcaagggctatatccagctcttgctgacataagacatccaggatctcacattgccacataccaaaattattggtaccatcaaatttctttacttcaaatttcgcattggtcacagtagtctttgacgatgacttttccatttttttctcctcaatcccaactacagtacgtgaacagtgccgtgaacgatcgtattccccaagtacgaatctagctctgataccaattgttgtgcagaagcgtgtaaaagagtaaaattattgtactaaaaaatcactctaagtttaattcccaggaaagagaggtggatcacaaggatcgcttaagtaccaggtctttcctagccagaatatccctcaatcgtaatttaatagcacaataaatcactacaatcacacacacaattcatgcagaataatacaataaagaacacaagaatttaacgaggttcagcaaattttgcctacgtcctcgggcactaccaaatatatttcactccaaaatacaagtgagaatttacaaagagagagagagaaaacaatgccttaagtagagaatggcaagtttgagatacagaataagagatggttatgcctatttatagttgaggttcagggatcaacttgcaaagtcactttacaatttagggaccatatattgcaaatatctcagattttattatgccaatatctcgatacccatatctttgactttccaatatttgatacccatatctttgactttccaatatttgatacccatatctttgactttccattatttgatacccatatctttgattttccataaatatggataattcccaatatgTACTTGCCGTTCGATCCTATTCGATTGATAAATCTAAgtcaattttaaaaacattataaaattaattttattaaaattaaacttatttagtttatttatgaaaaaaaatataaaatcaactATTCGAATAgaactcaatcaataaaaaaaagtaattatagTAAATTCATTTCATGCGTTAAACTTTTCTATAAAATAACAATCTGATCTCGAACTCAAACCcttataattgaaattaaatattttcaaaattttaaaaaataatttgatataataataaatatacattttgatctttaaaaaattataatttaattaattaaaagttttttttccTTGCTTCTTGCGACATTTACAATATATCACCCGTTGTATTAGCGTTGTACTTCGTTGGAACAGAAGGGCCTATTTCGGAGCTATGAAAATAGCccatgaagcaatccattgaaaCTTGGGCTTCTTCTTTAATAAAAAGCACTTAACTTTTAAGGAGCCGGAGCCATCAAATACACAACAGTACTGCTTcaattctttctcttttttaagcttcaaaaatggTGGAAAACGATAGAATCTTAGAAAGCTTATTACTTGAATGGGAAAATTTCCATTCCAACAATCATCACAAGCAAAAGCAATTCTCAGAAACGAAACACAATCCTCAAATAAAGCAGCAATGGTCGATGGTTGTGAT
It includes:
- the LOC121209629 gene encoding NAC domain-containing protein 100; protein product: MANIGEEDDIMDLPPGFRFHPTDEELIHQYLYKKVLGISFSSIAIGEVDLNKSEPWDLPWKAKMGEKEWYFFCVRHRKYPTGLRTNRATDSGYWKATGKDKEIYMGKSLVGMKKTLVFYQGRAPKGAKTNWVMHEYRLDGKFSIQNLPKTAKNEWVICRVFQKSSDGKKIPISSLVKASCLSNELGPATGLPPLMDSSPYNGGKCEPVFADSTYVPCFSNPIGPQANQQITIDHNFNNRTLHVSSNPCHVFPQNPFYAADFESLGSVQEQSMLRTLIENHGSKVQAERKIVRKPEMLSVVSNRESGKKTFDDQHAPSSSSAGPVDLDCFWHY
- the LOC107910912 gene encoding protein NEN1, producing the protein MNPTTSGDRSEICFFDLETTIPRRRGQGFSILEFGAILVCPKRLVELKSFASLVRPDELSSISLDSVRFNGITRDAVAEAPSFSDIAEEVYGFLHGSVWAGHNIVKFDCVRIREAFEKIGRPAPEPKGIIDSLALLTKKFGRRAGDMKMETLANYFGLGKQTHRSLDDVRMNLEVLKYCATVLFLESSLPDIFTADCAVSPGPTTSTSSKLYSESPILDMYTLSPSSPSKSVPCISLMDLENGEDHPIVSLQTCHTVEVNSDATTPAQSDPFDMTQLKNEIKTEALKLDAIAKEKPEPQSPDISPARATVEGCSGYAGFLELDEVSTTSISVSITSHCRGTHRIKLLHRNVALQLCCPRLRVRFGINPKFVNQAGWPRLSFLVDATPIFCEILDSCDAVAKKFSEDHGSSSEWRHVVIRNYSYVNNPTVRLHIPTIVNGDTAQYGTEIHRKDQSGNVQQYIFDKFDVTKLSNLLRTGISLDAFFSLDTYYYQQSAGIRLVAKKLVIHPSQ